Genomic DNA from Streptomyces venezuelae:
CAGTGACCGTCCTCGCCGTGGTGTGCGCGGTCGCCGTCCTGGTGCGCAGGGTCGTCGGCCTGCGCGTGCTGGGCCAGCGCCTGCAGAAGGTCCGCGCGGACCGGCCCCGGGCCTCCGACCCACTCACGGACGACGCGGGCCGCGGCAGCTTCACCGACGCGCAGTACGTTCTGATCAGCGCCGTCGCCGTGATCTTCGCCGCCGTGCGCCTGGCCCGCCGCCCCGAGCAGCTGCCTGACCTGCCGTGGGGCCTCGCCCTGCTCGTGCTGGTCTCCGCCGCGACATACCTGGCGGGGAAGTACGCCGAGGGCGGCCGTCCCGTGATCCTCTCCGTCGTCCGCGCGCGGGAGGCCGGCGACCTCGACGCCCCCATCCGCACGGGCGACGACATCGAGATCCGCGGCGCGGGCTTCGTCCCGCCCGGCGCCGGGGACGCGGACCGGCTCGCCCGCACGGTCGTCCGCATCGGCGCCGTCCACGTCCACGTGCCACTCGTCCCCGTGCCGGGCGGCTTCACCAATCCGACCGACGCGGTCCTCACCGTCCCCGTCCCCGTCGACGTGGAACCCGGCCGCGTCGAGGTCCAAGTCGTCACGGCCGCGGGCGTCGAGACGAACCGCGTCACGATCGACGTAACGGACTGACCCACAACGTCCCCCCTCCCCACCCACGGCCTCCCAAGGCCTGCCCCGGGCCTGTTGCCCGGACCGCCGACGGAATCCCCCTGCACGCCACTGAGCAGCAGCCCCTCCTCGTACGTATCGTCAGATGACGGGACCACGCGAGAGGCGGCGGAGTGCCATGGCGCACGGCATGCGTACGAACAGCCACACCGGTCAGACCGGGCCCGCCGGTCACAAAGGCCGCACCAGGCGCGACGACTGGCGGGAGTTCGCCACGCGCTACGCCCTGCTCCCCCTGCGGATCTTCCTCGGCATCACCTTCATCTACGCGGGCCTGGACAAGCTCACCGACAGCACCTTCATGCAGGCGAGCGGTGCGGGCTCTATCGGCGCCCAGATGGAGGGCGTCCGCGACATTTCCGCGATCCCCGCTCTCGTCGACCTTTCCCTCAAGAGCCCCGTCGGCTTCGGCTACGCCATCGCCCTCGGAGAGCTGGCCGTCGGCATCGGCACCCTGATCGGACTGTTCGCCCGGGTCGCCGCAGTCGGTGGCGCGCTCATCTCGCTCAGCCTCTGGCTGACCGTCAGCTGGCACGAGGAGCCTTACTACTACGGCAACGATCTGGCCTACCTGATGGCCTGGCTGCCGCTGATCCTCGCCGGAGCCGCAGTCCTCTCCGTCGACGCCCTTCGCACCGCCCGCCGCCGAACGCCCCGGGGCCCGGACATGCCCGCTAGGACAGACCCTGGTCCCGCGGCTCCCTGACGCTGCCGCCACCACCACCGGAACGGGCCGCCCCTCTCGGACGTATCCCATGGATCGCCGCCGCCACACCCGCCAGGAACAGGCCGACCATCATGAGCGGCAGCGCGACGAACCACGGGGCATCCCAGGCACCGCCCGCGTCACCCGCGTACACGACCGCGACCGTCAGCAGGCAGAGCCCTGCGATCAGCTTGCCGGGGTGGAATTCATGACGTAGCACGGAT
This window encodes:
- a CDS encoding DoxX family protein, whose translation is MAHGMRTNSHTGQTGPAGHKGRTRRDDWREFATRYALLPLRIFLGITFIYAGLDKLTDSTFMQASGAGSIGAQMEGVRDISAIPALVDLSLKSPVGFGYAIALGELAVGIGTLIGLFARVAAVGGALISLSLWLTVSWHEEPYYYGNDLAYLMAWLPLILAGAAVLSVDALRTARRRTPRGPDMPARTDPGPAAP